The Symphalangus syndactylus isolate Jambi chromosome 8, NHGRI_mSymSyn1-v2.1_pri, whole genome shotgun sequence genome includes a window with the following:
- the LOC129488692 gene encoding tubulin beta-8 chain-like isoform X5, protein MREIVLTQAGQCGRYVPRAVLMDLEPGTMDSVRSGPFGQIFRPDNFIFGQCGAGNNWAKGHYTEGAELMESVMDVVRKEAESCDCLQGFQLTHSLGGGTGSGMGTLLLSKIREEYPDRIINTFSILPSPKVSDTVVEPYNATLSVHQLIENADETFCIDNEALYDICSRTLKLPTPTYGDLNHLVSATMSGVTTCLRFPGQLNADLRKLAVNMVPFPRLHFFMPGFAPLTSRGSQQYRALTVAELTQQMFDAKNMMAACDPRHGRYLTAAAIFRGRMPMREVDEQMFNIQDKNSSYFADWLPNNVKTAVCDIPPRGLKMSATFIGNNTAIQELFKRVSEQFTAMFRRKAFLHWYTGEGMDEMEFTEAESNMNDLVSEYQQYQDATAEEEEEDEEYAEEEVA, encoded by the exons ATGAGGGAGATTGTGCTCACGCAGGCTGGGCAGT GTGGCAGGTACGTGCCCCGCGCTGTGCTCATGGATCTGGAGCCCGGCACCATGGACTCTGTGCGCTCAGGGCCCTTCGGGCAGATCTTCAGGCCGGACAACTTCATCTTCG GTCAGTGTGGGGCCGGAAACAACTGGGCCAAGGGACACTACACAGAAGGCGCGGAGCTGATGGAGTCAGTGATGGACGTTGTCAGAAAGGAGGCTGAGAGCTGCGACTGCCTGCAGGGTTTCCAGCTGACCCACTCCCTGGGTGGCGGGACTGGGTCTGGGATGGGTACCCTTCTGCTCAGTAAGATCCGGGAGGAGTACCCAGACAGGATCATAAACACATTCAGCATCCTGCCCTCGCCCAAGGTATCAGACACTGTGGTGGAGCCCTACAACGCCACCCTCTCAGTCCACCAGCTCATAGAAAATGCGGACGAGACCTTCTGCATAGATAACGAAGCGCTATATGACATATGTTCCAGGACCCTAAAACTGCCCACACCCACCTACGGTGACCTGAACCACCTGGTGTCTGCTACCATGAGTGGGGTCACCACGTGCCTGCGCTTCCCCGGCCAGCTGAATGCTGACCTGCGGAAGCTGGCCGTGAACATGGTCCCGTTTCCGCGGCTGCATTTCTTCATGCCTGGCTTTGCCCCACTGACCAGCCGGGGCAGCCAGCAGTACCGGGCCTTGACTGTGGCTGAGCTTACCCAGCAGATGTTTGATGCTAAGAATATGATGGCCGCTTGCGACCCCCGCCATGGCCGCTACCTAACGGCGGCTGCCATTTTCAGGGGTCGCATGCCCATGAGGGAGGTGGATGAACAAATGTTCAACATTCAGGACAAGAACAGCAGCTACTTTGCTGACTGGCTCCCCAACAATGTAAAAACAGCCGTCTGTGACATCCCACCCCGGGGGCTAAAAATGTCGGCCACCTTCATTGGGAATAATACGGCCATCCAGGAACTCTTCAAGCGTGTCTCAGAGCAGTTCACAGCAATGTTCAGGCGCAAGGCCTTTCTCCACTGGTACACGGGCGAGGGCATGGATGAGATGGAATTCACCGAGGCCGAGAGCAACATGAACGACCTGGTGTCTGAATATCAGCAATATCAGGATGCCACggccgaggaggaggaggaggatgaggagtaTGCTGAGGAGGAGGTGGCTTAG
- the LOC129488692 gene encoding tubulin beta-8 chain-like isoform X2 gives MREIVLTQAGQCGNQIGAKFWEVISDEHAIDSAGAYHGDSHLQLERINVYYNEASGRYVPRAVLMDLEPGTMDSVRSGPFGQIFRPDNFIFGQCGAGNNWAKGHYTEGAELMESVMDVVRKEAESCDCLQGFQLTHSLGGGTGSGMGTLLLSKIREEYPDRIINTFSILPSPKVSDTVVEPYNATLSVHQLIENADETFCIDNEALYDICSRTLKLPTPTYGDLNHLVSATMSGVTTCLRFPGQLNADLRKLAVNMVPFPRLHFFMPGFAPLTSRGSQQYRALTVAELTQQMFDAKNMMAACDPRHGRYLTAAAIFRGRMPMREVDEQMFNIQDKNSSYFADWLPNNVKTAVCDIPPRGLKMSATFIGNNTAIQELFKRVSEQFTAMFRRKAFLHWYTGEGMDEMEFTEAESNMNDLVSEYQQYQDATAEEEEEDEEYAEEEVA, from the exons ATGAGGGAGATTGTGCTCACGCAGGCTGGGCAGTGCGGGAACCAGATCGGCGCCAAG TTCTGGGAGGTGATCTCCGATGAACATGCCATCGACTCCGCTGGCGCCTACCACGGGGACAGCCACCTGCAGCTGGAGCGCATCAACGTGTACTACAACGAGGCCA GTGGCAGGTACGTGCCCCGCGCTGTGCTCATGGATCTGGAGCCCGGCACCATGGACTCTGTGCGCTCAGGGCCCTTCGGGCAGATCTTCAGGCCGGACAACTTCATCTTCG GTCAGTGTGGGGCCGGAAACAACTGGGCCAAGGGACACTACACAGAAGGCGCGGAGCTGATGGAGTCAGTGATGGACGTTGTCAGAAAGGAGGCTGAGAGCTGCGACTGCCTGCAGGGTTTCCAGCTGACCCACTCCCTGGGTGGCGGGACTGGGTCTGGGATGGGTACCCTTCTGCTCAGTAAGATCCGGGAGGAGTACCCAGACAGGATCATAAACACATTCAGCATCCTGCCCTCGCCCAAGGTATCAGACACTGTGGTGGAGCCCTACAACGCCACCCTCTCAGTCCACCAGCTCATAGAAAATGCGGACGAGACCTTCTGCATAGATAACGAAGCGCTATATGACATATGTTCCAGGACCCTAAAACTGCCCACACCCACCTACGGTGACCTGAACCACCTGGTGTCTGCTACCATGAGTGGGGTCACCACGTGCCTGCGCTTCCCCGGCCAGCTGAATGCTGACCTGCGGAAGCTGGCCGTGAACATGGTCCCGTTTCCGCGGCTGCATTTCTTCATGCCTGGCTTTGCCCCACTGACCAGCCGGGGCAGCCAGCAGTACCGGGCCTTGACTGTGGCTGAGCTTACCCAGCAGATGTTTGATGCTAAGAATATGATGGCCGCTTGCGACCCCCGCCATGGCCGCTACCTAACGGCGGCTGCCATTTTCAGGGGTCGCATGCCCATGAGGGAGGTGGATGAACAAATGTTCAACATTCAGGACAAGAACAGCAGCTACTTTGCTGACTGGCTCCCCAACAATGTAAAAACAGCCGTCTGTGACATCCCACCCCGGGGGCTAAAAATGTCGGCCACCTTCATTGGGAATAATACGGCCATCCAGGAACTCTTCAAGCGTGTCTCAGAGCAGTTCACAGCAATGTTCAGGCGCAAGGCCTTTCTCCACTGGTACACGGGCGAGGGCATGGATGAGATGGAATTCACCGAGGCCGAGAGCAACATGAACGACCTGGTGTCTGAATATCAGCAATATCAGGATGCCACggccgaggaggaggaggaggatgaggagtaTGCTGAGGAGGAGGTGGCTTAG
- the LOC129488692 gene encoding tubulin beta-8 chain-like isoform X6, whose amino-acid sequence MREIVLTQAGQCGNQIGAKFWEVISDEHAIDSAGAYHGDSHLQLERINVYYNEASGGRYVPRAVLMDLEPGTMDSVRSGPFGQIFQLTHSLGGGTGSGMGTLLLSKIREEYPDRIINTFSILPSPKVSDTVVEPYNATLSVHQLIENADETFCIDNEALYDICSRTLKLPTPTYGDLNHLVSATMSGVTTCLRFPGQLNADLRKLAVNMVPFPRLHFFMPGFAPLTSRGSQQYRALTVAELTQQMFDAKNMMAACDPRHGRYLTAAAIFRGRMPMREVDEQMFNIQDKNSSYFADWLPNNVKTAVCDIPPRGLKMSATFIGNNTAIQELFKRVSEQFTAMFRRKAFLHWYTGEGMDEMEFTEAESNMNDLVSEYQQYQDATAEEEEEDEEYAEEEVA is encoded by the exons ATGAGGGAGATTGTGCTCACGCAGGCTGGGCAGTGCGGGAACCAGATCGGCGCCAAG TTCTGGGAGGTGATCTCCGATGAACATGCCATCGACTCCGCTGGCGCCTACCACGGGGACAGCCACCTGCAGCTGGAGCGCATCAACGTGTACTACAACGAGGCCAGCG GTGGCAGGTACGTGCCCCGCGCTGTGCTCATGGATCTGGAGCCCGGCACCATGGACTCTGTGCGCTCAGGGCCCTTCGGGCAGAT TTTCCAGCTGACCCACTCCCTGGGTGGCGGGACTGGGTCTGGGATGGGTACCCTTCTGCTCAGTAAGATCCGGGAGGAGTACCCAGACAGGATCATAAACACATTCAGCATCCTGCCCTCGCCCAAGGTATCAGACACTGTGGTGGAGCCCTACAACGCCACCCTCTCAGTCCACCAGCTCATAGAAAATGCGGACGAGACCTTCTGCATAGATAACGAAGCGCTATATGACATATGTTCCAGGACCCTAAAACTGCCCACACCCACCTACGGTGACCTGAACCACCTGGTGTCTGCTACCATGAGTGGGGTCACCACGTGCCTGCGCTTCCCCGGCCAGCTGAATGCTGACCTGCGGAAGCTGGCCGTGAACATGGTCCCGTTTCCGCGGCTGCATTTCTTCATGCCTGGCTTTGCCCCACTGACCAGCCGGGGCAGCCAGCAGTACCGGGCCTTGACTGTGGCTGAGCTTACCCAGCAGATGTTTGATGCTAAGAATATGATGGCCGCTTGCGACCCCCGCCATGGCCGCTACCTAACGGCGGCTGCCATTTTCAGGGGTCGCATGCCCATGAGGGAGGTGGATGAACAAATGTTCAACATTCAGGACAAGAACAGCAGCTACTTTGCTGACTGGCTCCCCAACAATGTAAAAACAGCCGTCTGTGACATCCCACCCCGGGGGCTAAAAATGTCGGCCACCTTCATTGGGAATAATACGGCCATCCAGGAACTCTTCAAGCGTGTCTCAGAGCAGTTCACAGCAATGTTCAGGCGCAAGGCCTTTCTCCACTGGTACACGGGCGAGGGCATGGATGAGATGGAATTCACCGAGGCCGAGAGCAACATGAACGACCTGGTGTCTGAATATCAGCAATATCAGGATGCCACggccgaggaggaggaggaggatgaggagtaTGCTGAGGAGGAGGTGGCTTAG
- the LOC129488692 gene encoding tubulin beta-8 chain-like isoform X7, which translates to MREIVLTQAGQCGNQIGAKFWEVISDEHAIDSAGAYHGDSHLQLERINVYYNEASGGRYVPRAVLMDLEPGTMDSVRSGPFGQIFRPDNFIFGQCGAGNNWAKGHYTEGAELMESVMDVVRKEAESCDCLQGFQLTTPTYGDLNHLVSATMSGVTTCLRFPGQLNADLRKLAVNMVPFPRLHFFMPGFAPLTSRGSQQYRALTVAELTQQMFDAKNMMAACDPRHGRYLTAAAIFRGRMPMREVDEQMFNIQDKNSSYFADWLPNNVKTAVCDIPPRGLKMSATFIGNNTAIQELFKRVSEQFTAMFRRKAFLHWYTGEGMDEMEFTEAESNMNDLVSEYQQYQDATAEEEEEDEEYAEEEVA; encoded by the exons ATGAGGGAGATTGTGCTCACGCAGGCTGGGCAGTGCGGGAACCAGATCGGCGCCAAG TTCTGGGAGGTGATCTCCGATGAACATGCCATCGACTCCGCTGGCGCCTACCACGGGGACAGCCACCTGCAGCTGGAGCGCATCAACGTGTACTACAACGAGGCCAGCG GTGGCAGGTACGTGCCCCGCGCTGTGCTCATGGATCTGGAGCCCGGCACCATGGACTCTGTGCGCTCAGGGCCCTTCGGGCAGATCTTCAGGCCGGACAACTTCATCTTCG GTCAGTGTGGGGCCGGAAACAACTGGGCCAAGGGACACTACACAGAAGGCGCGGAGCTGATGGAGTCAGTGATGGACGTTGTCAGAAAGGAGGCTGAGAGCTGCGACTGCCTGCAGGGTTTCCAGCTGA CCACACCCACCTACGGTGACCTGAACCACCTGGTGTCTGCTACCATGAGTGGGGTCACCACGTGCCTGCGCTTCCCCGGCCAGCTGAATGCTGACCTGCGGAAGCTGGCCGTGAACATGGTCCCGTTTCCGCGGCTGCATTTCTTCATGCCTGGCTTTGCCCCACTGACCAGCCGGGGCAGCCAGCAGTACCGGGCCTTGACTGTGGCTGAGCTTACCCAGCAGATGTTTGATGCTAAGAATATGATGGCCGCTTGCGACCCCCGCCATGGCCGCTACCTAACGGCGGCTGCCATTTTCAGGGGTCGCATGCCCATGAGGGAGGTGGATGAACAAATGTTCAACATTCAGGACAAGAACAGCAGCTACTTTGCTGACTGGCTCCCCAACAATGTAAAAACAGCCGTCTGTGACATCCCACCCCGGGGGCTAAAAATGTCGGCCACCTTCATTGGGAATAATACGGCCATCCAGGAACTCTTCAAGCGTGTCTCAGAGCAGTTCACAGCAATGTTCAGGCGCAAGGCCTTTCTCCACTGGTACACGGGCGAGGGCATGGATGAGATGGAATTCACCGAGGCCGAGAGCAACATGAACGACCTGGTGTCTGAATATCAGCAATATCAGGATGCCACggccgaggaggaggaggaggatgaggagtaTGCTGAGGAGGAGGTGGCTTAG
- the LOC129488692 gene encoding tubulin beta-8 chain-like isoform X3, which produces MREIVLTQAGQCGNQIGAKFWEVISDEHAIDSAGAYHGDSHLQLERINVYYNEASGGRYVPRAVLMDLEPGTMDSVRSGPFGQIFRPDNFIFGQCGAGNNWSCDCLQGFQLTHSLGGGTGSGMGTLLLSKIREEYPDRIINTFSILPSPKVSDTVVEPYNATLSVHQLIENADETFCIDNEALYDICSRTLKLPTPTYGDLNHLVSATMSGVTTCLRFPGQLNADLRKLAVNMVPFPRLHFFMPGFAPLTSRGSQQYRALTVAELTQQMFDAKNMMAACDPRHGRYLTAAAIFRGRMPMREVDEQMFNIQDKNSSYFADWLPNNVKTAVCDIPPRGLKMSATFIGNNTAIQELFKRVSEQFTAMFRRKAFLHWYTGEGMDEMEFTEAESNMNDLVSEYQQYQDATAEEEEEDEEYAEEEVA; this is translated from the exons ATGAGGGAGATTGTGCTCACGCAGGCTGGGCAGTGCGGGAACCAGATCGGCGCCAAG TTCTGGGAGGTGATCTCCGATGAACATGCCATCGACTCCGCTGGCGCCTACCACGGGGACAGCCACCTGCAGCTGGAGCGCATCAACGTGTACTACAACGAGGCCAGCG GTGGCAGGTACGTGCCCCGCGCTGTGCTCATGGATCTGGAGCCCGGCACCATGGACTCTGTGCGCTCAGGGCCCTTCGGGCAGATCTTCAGGCCGGACAACTTCATCTTCG GTCAGTGTGGGGCCGGAAACAACTGG AGCTGCGACTGCCTGCAGGGTTTCCAGCTGACCCACTCCCTGGGTGGCGGGACTGGGTCTGGGATGGGTACCCTTCTGCTCAGTAAGATCCGGGAGGAGTACCCAGACAGGATCATAAACACATTCAGCATCCTGCCCTCGCCCAAGGTATCAGACACTGTGGTGGAGCCCTACAACGCCACCCTCTCAGTCCACCAGCTCATAGAAAATGCGGACGAGACCTTCTGCATAGATAACGAAGCGCTATATGACATATGTTCCAGGACCCTAAAACTGCCCACACCCACCTACGGTGACCTGAACCACCTGGTGTCTGCTACCATGAGTGGGGTCACCACGTGCCTGCGCTTCCCCGGCCAGCTGAATGCTGACCTGCGGAAGCTGGCCGTGAACATGGTCCCGTTTCCGCGGCTGCATTTCTTCATGCCTGGCTTTGCCCCACTGACCAGCCGGGGCAGCCAGCAGTACCGGGCCTTGACTGTGGCTGAGCTTACCCAGCAGATGTTTGATGCTAAGAATATGATGGCCGCTTGCGACCCCCGCCATGGCCGCTACCTAACGGCGGCTGCCATTTTCAGGGGTCGCATGCCCATGAGGGAGGTGGATGAACAAATGTTCAACATTCAGGACAAGAACAGCAGCTACTTTGCTGACTGGCTCCCCAACAATGTAAAAACAGCCGTCTGTGACATCCCACCCCGGGGGCTAAAAATGTCGGCCACCTTCATTGGGAATAATACGGCCATCCAGGAACTCTTCAAGCGTGTCTCAGAGCAGTTCACAGCAATGTTCAGGCGCAAGGCCTTTCTCCACTGGTACACGGGCGAGGGCATGGATGAGATGGAATTCACCGAGGCCGAGAGCAACATGAACGACCTGGTGTCTGAATATCAGCAATATCAGGATGCCACggccgaggaggaggaggaggatgaggagtaTGCTGAGGAGGAGGTGGCTTAG
- the LOC129488692 gene encoding tubulin beta-8 chain-like isoform X9, producing MREIVLTQAGQCGNQIGAKFWEVISDEHAIDSAGAYHGDSHLQLERINVYYNEASGGRYVPRAVLMDLEPGTMDSVRSGPFGQIFRPDNFIFGQCGAGNNWAKGHYTEGAELMESVMDVVRKEAESCDCLQGFQLTHSLGGGTGSGMGTLLLSKIREEYPDRIINTFSILPSPKVSDTVVEPYNATLSVHQLIENADETFCIDNEALYDIGNNTAIQELFKRVSEQFTAMFRRKAFLHWYTGEGMDEMEFTEAESNMNDLVSEYQQYQDATAEEEEEDEEYAEEEVA from the exons ATGAGGGAGATTGTGCTCACGCAGGCTGGGCAGTGCGGGAACCAGATCGGCGCCAAG TTCTGGGAGGTGATCTCCGATGAACATGCCATCGACTCCGCTGGCGCCTACCACGGGGACAGCCACCTGCAGCTGGAGCGCATCAACGTGTACTACAACGAGGCCAGCG GTGGCAGGTACGTGCCCCGCGCTGTGCTCATGGATCTGGAGCCCGGCACCATGGACTCTGTGCGCTCAGGGCCCTTCGGGCAGATCTTCAGGCCGGACAACTTCATCTTCG GTCAGTGTGGGGCCGGAAACAACTGGGCCAAGGGACACTACACAGAAGGCGCGGAGCTGATGGAGTCAGTGATGGACGTTGTCAGAAAGGAGGCTGAGAGCTGCGACTGCCTGCAGGGTTTCCAGCTGACCCACTCCCTGGGTGGCGGGACTGGGTCTGGGATGGGTACCCTTCTGCTCAGTAAGATCCGGGAGGAGTACCCAGACAGGATCATAAACACATTCAGCATCCTGCCCTCGCCCAAGGTATCAGACACTGTGGTGGAGCCCTACAACGCCACCCTCTCAGTCCACCAGCTCATAGAAAATGCGGACGAGACCTTCTGCATAGATAACGAAGCGCTATATGA CATTGGGAATAATACGGCCATCCAGGAACTCTTCAAGCGTGTCTCAGAGCAGTTCACAGCAATGTTCAGGCGCAAGGCCTTTCTCCACTGGTACACGGGCGAGGGCATGGATGAGATGGAATTCACCGAGGCCGAGAGCAACATGAACGACCTGGTGTCTGAATATCAGCAATATCAGGATGCCACggccgaggaggaggaggaggatgaggagtaTGCTGAGGAGGAGGTGGCTTAG
- the LOC129488692 gene encoding tubulin beta-8 chain-like isoform X11, giving the protein MREIVLTQAGQCGNQIGAKFWEVISDEHAIDSAGAYHGDSHLQLERINVYYNEASGGRYVPRAVLMDLEPGTMDSVRSGPFGQIFRPDNFIFGQCGAGNNWAKGHYTEGAELMESVMDVVRKEVDEQMFNIQDKNSSYFADWLPNNVKTAVCDIPPRGLKMSATFIGNNTAIQELFKRVSEQFTAMFRRKAFLHWYTGEGMDEMEFTEAESNMNDLVSEYQQYQDATAEEEEEDEEYAEEEVA; this is encoded by the exons ATGAGGGAGATTGTGCTCACGCAGGCTGGGCAGTGCGGGAACCAGATCGGCGCCAAG TTCTGGGAGGTGATCTCCGATGAACATGCCATCGACTCCGCTGGCGCCTACCACGGGGACAGCCACCTGCAGCTGGAGCGCATCAACGTGTACTACAACGAGGCCAGCG GTGGCAGGTACGTGCCCCGCGCTGTGCTCATGGATCTGGAGCCCGGCACCATGGACTCTGTGCGCTCAGGGCCCTTCGGGCAGATCTTCAGGCCGGACAACTTCATCTTCG GTCAGTGTGGGGCCGGAAACAACTGGGCCAAGGGACACTACACAGAAGGCGCGGAGCTGATGGAGTCAGTGATGGACGTTGTCAGAAAGGAG GTGGATGAACAAATGTTCAACATTCAGGACAAGAACAGCAGCTACTTTGCTGACTGGCTCCCCAACAATGTAAAAACAGCCGTCTGTGACATCCCACCCCGGGGGCTAAAAATGTCGGCCACCTTCATTGGGAATAATACGGCCATCCAGGAACTCTTCAAGCGTGTCTCAGAGCAGTTCACAGCAATGTTCAGGCGCAAGGCCTTTCTCCACTGGTACACGGGCGAGGGCATGGATGAGATGGAATTCACCGAGGCCGAGAGCAACATGAACGACCTGGTGTCTGAATATCAGCAATATCAGGATGCCACggccgaggaggaggaggaggatgaggagtaTGCTGAGGAGGAGGTGGCTTAG
- the LOC129488692 gene encoding tubulin beta-8 chain-like isoform X8 gives MREIVLTQAGQCGNQIGAKFWEVISDEHAIDSAGAYHGDSHLQLERINLTHSLGGGTGSGMGTLLLSKIREEYPDRIINTFSILPSPKVSDTVVEPYNATLSVHQLIENADETFCIDNEALYDICSRTLKLPTPTYGDLNHLVSATMSGVTTCLRFPGQLNADLRKLAVNMVPFPRLHFFMPGFAPLTSRGSQQYRALTVAELTQQMFDAKNMMAACDPRHGRYLTAAAIFRGRMPMREVDEQMFNIQDKNSSYFADWLPNNVKTAVCDIPPRGLKMSATFIGNNTAIQELFKRVSEQFTAMFRRKAFLHWYTGEGMDEMEFTEAESNMNDLVSEYQQYQDATAEEEEEDEEYAEEEVA, from the exons ATGAGGGAGATTGTGCTCACGCAGGCTGGGCAGTGCGGGAACCAGATCGGCGCCAAG TTCTGGGAGGTGATCTCCGATGAACATGCCATCGACTCCGCTGGCGCCTACCACGGGGACAGCCACCTGCAGCTGGAGCGCATCAAC CTGACCCACTCCCTGGGTGGCGGGACTGGGTCTGGGATGGGTACCCTTCTGCTCAGTAAGATCCGGGAGGAGTACCCAGACAGGATCATAAACACATTCAGCATCCTGCCCTCGCCCAAGGTATCAGACACTGTGGTGGAGCCCTACAACGCCACCCTCTCAGTCCACCAGCTCATAGAAAATGCGGACGAGACCTTCTGCATAGATAACGAAGCGCTATATGACATATGTTCCAGGACCCTAAAACTGCCCACACCCACCTACGGTGACCTGAACCACCTGGTGTCTGCTACCATGAGTGGGGTCACCACGTGCCTGCGCTTCCCCGGCCAGCTGAATGCTGACCTGCGGAAGCTGGCCGTGAACATGGTCCCGTTTCCGCGGCTGCATTTCTTCATGCCTGGCTTTGCCCCACTGACCAGCCGGGGCAGCCAGCAGTACCGGGCCTTGACTGTGGCTGAGCTTACCCAGCAGATGTTTGATGCTAAGAATATGATGGCCGCTTGCGACCCCCGCCATGGCCGCTACCTAACGGCGGCTGCCATTTTCAGGGGTCGCATGCCCATGAGGGAGGTGGATGAACAAATGTTCAACATTCAGGACAAGAACAGCAGCTACTTTGCTGACTGGCTCCCCAACAATGTAAAAACAGCCGTCTGTGACATCCCACCCCGGGGGCTAAAAATGTCGGCCACCTTCATTGGGAATAATACGGCCATCCAGGAACTCTTCAAGCGTGTCTCAGAGCAGTTCACAGCAATGTTCAGGCGCAAGGCCTTTCTCCACTGGTACACGGGCGAGGGCATGGATGAGATGGAATTCACCGAGGCCGAGAGCAACATGAACGACCTGGTGTCTGAATATCAGCAATATCAGGATGCCACggccgaggaggaggaggaggatgaggagtaTGCTGAGGAGGAGGTGGCTTAG
- the LOC129488692 gene encoding tubulin beta-8 chain-like isoform X4, producing MREIVLTQAGQCGNQIGAKFWEVISDEHAIDSAGAYHGDSHLQLERINVYYNEASGQCGAGNNWAKGHYTEGAELMESVMDVVRKEAESCDCLQGFQLTHSLGGGTGSGMGTLLLSKIREEYPDRIINTFSILPSPKVSDTVVEPYNATLSVHQLIENADETFCIDNEALYDICSRTLKLPTPTYGDLNHLVSATMSGVTTCLRFPGQLNADLRKLAVNMVPFPRLHFFMPGFAPLTSRGSQQYRALTVAELTQQMFDAKNMMAACDPRHGRYLTAAAIFRGRMPMREVDEQMFNIQDKNSSYFADWLPNNVKTAVCDIPPRGLKMSATFIGNNTAIQELFKRVSEQFTAMFRRKAFLHWYTGEGMDEMEFTEAESNMNDLVSEYQQYQDATAEEEEEDEEYAEEEVA from the exons ATGAGGGAGATTGTGCTCACGCAGGCTGGGCAGTGCGGGAACCAGATCGGCGCCAAG TTCTGGGAGGTGATCTCCGATGAACATGCCATCGACTCCGCTGGCGCCTACCACGGGGACAGCCACCTGCAGCTGGAGCGCATCAACGTGTACTACAACGAGGCCAGCG GTCAGTGTGGGGCCGGAAACAACTGGGCCAAGGGACACTACACAGAAGGCGCGGAGCTGATGGAGTCAGTGATGGACGTTGTCAGAAAGGAGGCTGAGAGCTGCGACTGCCTGCAGGGTTTCCAGCTGACCCACTCCCTGGGTGGCGGGACTGGGTCTGGGATGGGTACCCTTCTGCTCAGTAAGATCCGGGAGGAGTACCCAGACAGGATCATAAACACATTCAGCATCCTGCCCTCGCCCAAGGTATCAGACACTGTGGTGGAGCCCTACAACGCCACCCTCTCAGTCCACCAGCTCATAGAAAATGCGGACGAGACCTTCTGCATAGATAACGAAGCGCTATATGACATATGTTCCAGGACCCTAAAACTGCCCACACCCACCTACGGTGACCTGAACCACCTGGTGTCTGCTACCATGAGTGGGGTCACCACGTGCCTGCGCTTCCCCGGCCAGCTGAATGCTGACCTGCGGAAGCTGGCCGTGAACATGGTCCCGTTTCCGCGGCTGCATTTCTTCATGCCTGGCTTTGCCCCACTGACCAGCCGGGGCAGCCAGCAGTACCGGGCCTTGACTGTGGCTGAGCTTACCCAGCAGATGTTTGATGCTAAGAATATGATGGCCGCTTGCGACCCCCGCCATGGCCGCTACCTAACGGCGGCTGCCATTTTCAGGGGTCGCATGCCCATGAGGGAGGTGGATGAACAAATGTTCAACATTCAGGACAAGAACAGCAGCTACTTTGCTGACTGGCTCCCCAACAATGTAAAAACAGCCGTCTGTGACATCCCACCCCGGGGGCTAAAAATGTCGGCCACCTTCATTGGGAATAATACGGCCATCCAGGAACTCTTCAAGCGTGTCTCAGAGCAGTTCACAGCAATGTTCAGGCGCAAGGCCTTTCTCCACTGGTACACGGGCGAGGGCATGGATGAGATGGAATTCACCGAGGCCGAGAGCAACATGAACGACCTGGTGTCTGAATATCAGCAATATCAGGATGCCACggccgaggaggaggaggaggatgaggagtaTGCTGAGGAGGAGGTGGCTTAG